In Paracoccus aminophilus JCM 7686, a single window of DNA contains:
- a CDS encoding NAD-dependent epimerase/dehydratase family protein — translation MGRVLVTGATGCLGNALAHQLLQSGCVVTAQGRNLSDALDLVRAGADFLPLDFRAPEASARQLLPHLWRVETVYHCAALSSAWGPAGLFQAVNVTATANLLDAAREAGVRRFVFASSPSIYADGTDRLDLREDAALPARFATAYARSKYEAERLVLAADQPGGMRTVALRPRAIYGRGDRALMPRLMAAIGRGSVPLIGGGASLIDLTHVSDAARAMRLAADHAEQAGGRAFNITSGRSYPFRELLGAACDLTKTTPRLRPVPYGAALALAATLEAMHRLFRPKVEPVLTRQAVASLGRSLTLDISAARDVLSYRPQVSLDEGIKDYA, via the coding sequence ATGGGCCGGGTGCTGGTCACAGGAGCGACGGGTTGCCTTGGCAATGCGCTTGCGCATCAGCTGCTGCAATCTGGTTGTGTTGTTACAGCTCAGGGTCGGAACCTCTCTGATGCTCTTGATCTGGTCCGTGCCGGGGCCGATTTTCTGCCGCTCGATTTTCGCGCGCCAGAGGCCTCGGCGCGGCAACTCCTCCCGCATCTGTGGCGGGTCGAGACTGTTTATCATTGTGCGGCCCTCTCCTCTGCCTGGGGACCGGCCGGGTTGTTTCAGGCAGTCAATGTCACCGCGACCGCCAATCTGCTGGACGCGGCACGCGAAGCGGGGGTGAGGCGATTTGTTTTCGCCTCATCCCCGAGCATCTATGCCGATGGCACCGACCGGCTCGATCTGCGCGAGGATGCGGCCCTACCCGCACGCTTTGCCACCGCCTATGCGCGCAGCAAATACGAGGCCGAGCGGCTGGTGCTGGCGGCCGACCAGCCGGGCGGGATGCGCACCGTGGCGCTGCGACCGCGCGCGATCTACGGGCGCGGCGACCGTGCTCTGATGCCGCGACTGATGGCGGCGATCGGGCGCGGCAGCGTACCGCTGATCGGCGGCGGCGCCAGCCTGATCGACCTCACCCATGTCAGCGATGCCGCCCGCGCCATGCGTCTGGCCGCGGACCATGCCGAGCAGGCAGGCGGGCGCGCCTTCAACATCACCTCGGGGCGCTCTTACCCCTTTCGCGAGCTTTTGGGCGCCGCGTGCGATCTGACCAAGACGACCCCGCGCCTGCGCCCCGTGCCCTATGGCGCGGCTTTGGCCCTGGCGGCGACGCTTGAGGCCATGCACCGGCTTTTCCGCCCCAAGGTCGAGCCGGTTCTGACGCGTCAGGCCGTGGCCTCGCTTGGCCGCAGCCTGACGCTCGACATTTCTGCTGCGCGCGATGTGCTGTCCTATCGGCCGCAGGTCTCGCTGGACGAAGGGATCAAGGATTATGCGTGA